A genomic window from Candidatus Marinimicrobia bacterium CG08_land_8_20_14_0_20_45_22 includes:
- a CDS encoding HPr family phosphocarrier protein has protein sequence MEKKEVTIMNRHGLHTRPATALVKNATGFKSEINLVYKGIRVNAKSILGLLVLAIEPGAKVTIEANGQDEKEAIENIVVLVENKFDME, from the coding sequence ATGGAAAAGAAAGAAGTCACGATTATGAACCGGCATGGATTGCATACACGTCCAGCGACGGCATTGGTAAAAAATGCTACCGGCTTCAAATCCGAAATCAATCTTGTCTATAAAGGCATTCGTGTCAATGCTAAAAGTATTCTCGGTTTGCTGGTGTTAGCGATCGAGCCGGGCGCGAAGGTGACTATTGAAGCAAACGGTCAGGATGAGAAGGAAGCAATCGAAAATATAGTTGTGTTGGTAGAAAATAAATTTGACATGGAATAG